A genomic region of Sulfobacillus acidophilus DSM 10332 contains the following coding sequences:
- a CDS encoding Phenol 2-monooxygenase (PFAM: 2Fe-2S iron-sulfur cluster binding domain; Oxidoreductase FAD-binding domain; Oxidoreductase NAD-binding domain~COGs: COG1018 Flavodoxin reductase (ferredoxin-NADPH reductase) family 1~InterPro IPR001041:IPR008333:IPR001433~KEGG: azo:azo1220 aromatic/alkene monooxygenase subunit gamma~PFAM: Oxidoreductase FAD/NAD(P)-binding; Oxidoreductase FAD-binding region; Ferredoxin~PRIAM: Phenol 2-monooxygenase~SPTR: Conserved hypothetical aromatic/alkene monooxygenase, subunit gamma) codes for MSYTVRLEPIGIEMEVEDGETLLQAAFRQGIMLMHGCKEGQCASCKSILLDGDIDLLRYSTFALPEYERDQDYILLCRTVAYSDLTVELLNYDEDILKLAIPVKDFAGTVSQIEPLTHDIRRLCVHLAEEPGLKFFAGQYVDLSLTQYGITRSYSMASTPSSPRELEFIIKVYPDGAFSSLLDTALKPGDPVRVTGPYGICCRRTNDGPLVLVGGGSGMAPLLSILRDLVEHQEDRPVRFFYGGRTANDLFYVDEIQELGRRLTDFEWIPGLSHLHEPHNWTGEPGFIHEVVQRRLDPVWATNADAHVCGPPPLIDAVIPVLRMKGVDVERIYFDKFYAAAPIETPTKTKE; via the coding sequence ATGTCATATACCGTGCGCTTAGAACCGATCGGCATCGAAATGGAGGTCGAAGACGGCGAAACACTACTTCAGGCCGCGTTTCGGCAAGGCATCATGCTCATGCACGGATGTAAAGAAGGGCAGTGCGCAAGCTGTAAATCGATTTTGCTGGACGGCGACATCGACTTGTTGCGCTACTCGACCTTTGCGCTACCAGAGTATGAACGTGACCAAGACTATATCCTCTTGTGCCGAACTGTGGCCTACAGCGACCTGACCGTAGAACTGTTAAATTATGACGAGGACATTCTGAAATTGGCTATTCCCGTCAAAGACTTCGCGGGAACCGTCAGCCAAATCGAGCCGTTGACGCATGACATCCGAAGGTTGTGTGTTCATCTTGCCGAAGAGCCCGGATTGAAGTTTTTCGCGGGCCAGTATGTCGACTTGTCCCTAACGCAATATGGCATTACCCGCTCTTATTCTATGGCCAGCACGCCCAGTTCACCGCGGGAATTGGAATTCATCATTAAGGTCTACCCGGACGGAGCTTTTTCGTCGCTATTGGACACCGCGCTGAAGCCGGGCGATCCGGTACGGGTTACCGGTCCTTACGGGATTTGCTGCCGTCGAACCAATGACGGCCCGCTCGTATTAGTGGGAGGCGGATCAGGGATGGCACCGTTGCTTTCCATCTTACGAGACCTGGTTGAACATCAAGAGGACCGGCCGGTTCGATTCTTTTACGGAGGTCGAACGGCGAATGACCTGTTTTACGTTGACGAAATTCAAGAACTCGGTCGCCGGCTGACGGATTTCGAGTGGATTCCGGGACTGTCCCATCTCCACGAGCCTCACAACTGGACCGGCGAACCCGGATTTATCCATGAAGTCGTCCAAAGGCGTCTGGATCCTGTCTGGGCAACCAATGCCGATGCGCATGTGTGTGGTCCGCCCCCGCTCATTGATGCGGTCATCCCGGTTCTTCGCATGAAGGGAGTTGACGTGGAACGCATCTACTTCGACAAATTTTACGCGGCCGCACCTATCGAAACCCCAACCAAAACCAAGGAGTGA
- a CDS encoding methane/phenol/toluene hydroxylase (PFAM: Methane/Phenol/Toluene Hydroxylase~InterPro IPR003430~KEGG: azl:AZL_c02870 methane/phenol/toluene monooxygenase~PFAM: Methane/phenol/toluene hydroxylase~SPTR: Methane/phenol/toluene hydroxylase): protein MESIVERSAEAGAKKFVDWDSRRYRYYQPKGRKATLYEDVTVDVQPDPNRYLLQGWIISFADGTPAYSPTRTRLQSSDWHQYRATDEEWERPHYQRQSAIVKMIEQAIAYARAQNAVSLFDPDWVKILQDHVSASKHAEYGIGVALMSGQRDGMTQMINNSILTNASYKLRCAQDITLYLADIAPDFTKPFDESAGKTHWLEDPIWQPTRELVETVMASTDHLEQYFAINIIIEPLVLELFRSGFVMQVSARHGDFLTPTVVSAAEADYARNMANTVALMQMLADDPTYGETNRRVLLEWTHRYLPMATRAAQNLQPIWSLPRVKVHGFPDAFARAQKHVDTLLEQIGIQDEGGR from the coding sequence ATGGAGAGCATAGTCGAACGCTCGGCCGAAGCCGGGGCAAAGAAATTTGTCGACTGGGATTCCCGGCGCTACCGTTATTACCAACCGAAAGGGCGTAAGGCCACCCTGTACGAGGATGTCACGGTCGATGTGCAACCCGACCCCAACCGGTACCTGCTACAAGGCTGGATTATTTCATTTGCCGACGGCACACCCGCCTATTCGCCGACCCGTACCCGCCTTCAATCATCCGACTGGCACCAGTACCGGGCCACCGATGAAGAATGGGAACGACCGCATTATCAACGCCAATCGGCCATTGTCAAAATGATTGAACAGGCCATTGCGTATGCCCGAGCGCAAAACGCGGTCTCACTGTTTGATCCGGATTGGGTCAAGATCCTTCAAGACCACGTCAGTGCTTCCAAACACGCGGAATATGGAATCGGTGTCGCCTTAATGAGTGGGCAGCGGGACGGCATGACCCAAATGATCAATAATTCGATCCTGACCAACGCGTCGTACAAATTACGGTGCGCTCAGGATATTACGCTCTATCTGGCCGACATTGCGCCAGACTTCACAAAACCCTTCGATGAATCCGCCGGCAAGACGCATTGGCTTGAAGATCCCATTTGGCAACCCACCCGGGAATTGGTCGAAACGGTCATGGCCAGTACGGATCATTTAGAGCAGTACTTTGCGATTAACATCATCATTGAGCCCCTGGTCCTCGAATTGTTCCGAAGCGGCTTCGTGATGCAAGTATCCGCCCGGCACGGCGATTTTCTGACGCCCACGGTCGTCTCGGCAGCCGAAGCCGATTATGCACGTAACATGGCCAACACGGTGGCGTTAATGCAGATGTTGGCCGACGACCCCACATACGGGGAAACCAACCGACGTGTGCTGTTGGAATGGACTCACCGGTACTTGCCAATGGCGACGCGGGCCGCGCAAAATCTCCAACCGATTTGGTCATTACCGCGCGTTAAGGTGCACGGTTTTCCCGACGCCTTCGCTCGGGCCCAGAAGCATGTTGACACGTTGTTGGAACAAATCGGGATTCAGGACGAAGGAGGACGGTAA
- a CDS encoding RNA polymerase, sigma 54 subunit, RpoN/SigL (PFAM: Sigma-54 factor, Activator interacting domain (AID); Sigma-54, DNA binding domain; Sigma-54 factor, core binding domain~TIGRFAM: RNA polymerase sigma-54 factor~COGs: COG1508 DNA-directed RNA polymerase specialized sigma subunit sigma54 homolog~InterPro IPR000394:IPR007046:IPR007634~KEGG: adg:Adeg_1618 RNA polymerase, sigma 54 subunit, RpoN~PFAM: RNA polymerase sigma factor 54, DNA-binding; RNA polymerase sigma factor 54, core-binding; RNA polymerase sigma factor 54~SPTR: RNA polymerase, sigma 54 subunit, RpoN;~TIGRFAM: RNA polymerase sigma factor 54), whose translation MGQKLEQQLTQSQALVLTPAMKIALKILELPVLELGSYLQELVLANPVVELAHSDVQAPEWRSGIPYHRGDGGEEDASTWDIPDPSGHDLYNEVAEQLFWSTPPGSLRQSALYLVGNLEPDGYLRIPLPELAETVGASIEEMQQALAVVQACDPAGVGARSLQECLLLQATRRYGLRHPVTELLQKHWDVLRHPSLSRISRTLKISPAEANSLLQAIRKLNPVPASGRIARTPAHYLYPDLIAQKDAHGTITLDWAQDAYPRLQYVTEYLQMTKTVRDSQARQFLSRAVTEARWIEQALRQRQKTVMTVTSYIVKRQAGYCFERDALEPLSIKDVAHVTALHESTVRRAISGKILQCPRGLIPISSLLCESLSVAETTSIDMIKSLIRNLILEENPHTPLSDAEIAKRMTALGIPMARRTVAKYRQELGFAATAQRRQPMAE comes from the coding sequence GTGGGACAAAAGCTCGAACAACAGTTGACGCAATCGCAGGCGCTAGTGTTGACCCCGGCAATGAAAATCGCCCTCAAAATTCTAGAGCTGCCGGTGCTGGAACTCGGCTCCTACCTGCAGGAGCTGGTGCTGGCCAATCCCGTCGTCGAACTGGCCCATTCCGATGTTCAAGCGCCCGAATGGCGTTCCGGTATCCCTTATCACCGGGGAGACGGCGGGGAAGAGGATGCGTCGACTTGGGACATTCCGGATCCCAGTGGCCACGACCTCTATAACGAAGTAGCCGAACAACTCTTTTGGAGTACACCCCCCGGATCGCTTCGGCAGAGTGCGCTATATCTGGTCGGAAACCTGGAGCCCGACGGATACTTGAGAATCCCTTTGCCCGAACTGGCCGAAACCGTCGGCGCGTCTATCGAAGAAATGCAACAGGCATTGGCGGTGGTTCAAGCATGTGATCCTGCAGGGGTCGGCGCCCGGTCCCTGCAGGAATGCTTGTTGTTACAAGCGACGCGTCGGTACGGTCTCCGTCATCCGGTAACCGAACTGTTGCAGAAGCACTGGGATGTCTTACGCCATCCCTCATTGTCACGGATTTCCCGTACGCTCAAAATATCCCCGGCCGAAGCAAATAGTCTGCTTCAGGCCATACGGAAATTAAACCCTGTTCCTGCATCCGGGAGGATCGCCCGGACTCCGGCACACTATCTTTATCCCGACCTCATCGCCCAAAAAGACGCCCACGGGACCATTACGTTGGATTGGGCTCAGGACGCTTATCCCCGTCTACAATACGTGACGGAATATCTTCAGATGACCAAGACGGTCCGGGATTCTCAAGCCAGGCAGTTTTTGTCGCGCGCCGTTACGGAAGCCCGATGGATCGAACAAGCGCTGCGCCAACGACAGAAAACCGTGATGACGGTAACCTCCTACATTGTCAAACGCCAGGCGGGTTACTGTTTTGAGCGCGATGCGCTAGAGCCGCTTAGCATTAAAGACGTAGCCCACGTGACGGCATTACACGAATCCACGGTTCGACGGGCTATTTCCGGAAAAATATTGCAATGTCCGCGGGGATTAATCCCTATTTCGTCATTGTTATGCGAATCCTTGAGCGTCGCGGAGACCACCTCCATTGACATGATAAAATCGTTGATTCGCAATCTCATTCTTGAAGAAAACCCGCATACACCGCTGTCCGATGCCGAAATCGCCAAACGAATGACGGCGCTCGGAATCCCCATGGCGAGACGAACCGTGGCGAAATACCGTCAAGAACTCGGCTTTGCCGCTACTGCTCAGCGGCGCCAACCGATGGCGGAATGA
- a CDS encoding Methane monooxygenase (PFAM: Methane/Phenol/Toluene Hydroxylase~InterPro IPR003430~KEGG: vei:Veis_4411 methane monooxygenase~PFAM: Methane/phenol/toluene hydroxylase~PRIAM: Methane monooxygenase~SPTR: Methane monooxygenase), with protein sequence MATLPKITAQRGISLAEATRRIADLGWLPSYAQDSLKYPTDYKFVKAPKDPMKQVLRSYFPMQEEKDNRVYGALDAGLRGNMFRNVEPRWIEWMKLFLAIIPFPEISAARSMAIEANVVPGHDLRTGYTLQMIDEMRHSTIQMNLKKWYMENYIDPAGFDITEAAFGKCYATTIGRQFGEGFITGDAITATNIYLQVVAETAFTNTLFVAMPSEAARNGDYALPTVFLSVQSDESRHIGNGHSTLMAVLNDPDNHLLLERDIRYAFWQNHAIVDAAIGTIIEYGTKDRRKDKESYAELWQRWIFDDYYRSYLLPLEKYGLKIHHDDVQAAWDRIIKKDYVHYVAQFFSAGWPVNFWRIDPLDERDFEWFEYKYPGWYNKFGAWWENYRKLSTPGNTPIVFADTGYVYPHRCWSCLVPCLIREDMVVDEVDGQLYTYCSEQCRWTHKVAFANEYEGRPTPAMGRFSGRRQWEEVYHGWDLADVIKDLGFVRTDGKTLIPQPHLEFDDAKMWTLDDVKGYELRSPLLDLRSMTPSERDQHLAAYRKGFTVHKI encoded by the coding sequence ATGGCAACGTTACCGAAAATTACGGCTCAACGTGGTATATCCTTGGCTGAAGCCACAAGGCGAATCGCCGATTTAGGGTGGCTGCCAAGTTATGCCCAAGATTCGTTAAAGTATCCGACCGACTATAAATTCGTTAAGGCCCCCAAGGATCCCATGAAGCAGGTGCTGCGATCCTACTTTCCCATGCAGGAAGAAAAAGACAACCGGGTCTATGGAGCTTTGGATGCCGGCCTTCGCGGCAACATGTTTCGTAACGTCGAACCGCGTTGGATTGAATGGATGAAACTCTTTTTGGCGATCATTCCGTTTCCGGAAATTTCGGCCGCCCGGTCGATGGCCATCGAAGCCAATGTGGTCCCCGGGCACGACTTGCGAACCGGTTATACGCTGCAAATGATCGATGAGATGCGACATTCGACGATCCAAATGAACCTGAAAAAGTGGTACATGGAGAACTACATTGACCCCGCCGGCTTCGACATTACCGAAGCCGCGTTCGGCAAGTGTTATGCCACGACGATTGGCCGCCAATTTGGTGAAGGGTTTATTACCGGCGACGCCATCACCGCCACCAACATCTATTTGCAGGTCGTCGCGGAAACGGCGTTTACCAACACCTTATTCGTCGCCATGCCGTCGGAAGCCGCACGAAACGGCGACTACGCGCTACCCACGGTGTTTTTGTCCGTACAGTCCGACGAATCCCGGCATATCGGAAATGGCCATTCGACGTTAATGGCGGTTCTTAATGATCCGGACAATCATTTATTGCTGGAACGCGATATCCGCTATGCCTTTTGGCAAAACCACGCTATCGTCGATGCCGCCATCGGGACCATTATTGAATACGGCACCAAAGACCGGCGCAAAGACAAAGAATCGTACGCGGAACTTTGGCAACGGTGGATCTTTGACGATTATTACCGGAGCTATCTCTTGCCGTTGGAGAAGTACGGGCTAAAAATTCATCATGACGACGTCCAAGCGGCCTGGGATCGCATTATCAAAAAGGATTACGTCCATTATGTCGCCCAATTTTTCTCGGCCGGCTGGCCAGTGAACTTCTGGCGGATCGACCCCTTAGATGAACGGGACTTCGAATGGTTCGAATACAAGTATCCCGGATGGTACAACAAGTTTGGGGCCTGGTGGGAAAATTACCGGAAATTATCCACTCCCGGCAATACCCCGATCGTGTTTGCCGATACCGGCTACGTCTATCCCCACCGGTGCTGGAGCTGTCTAGTCCCTTGCCTCATCCGCGAGGACATGGTGGTGGATGAAGTCGACGGGCAGCTCTACACCTATTGTTCGGAACAGTGCCGATGGACCCATAAGGTCGCGTTTGCCAATGAATATGAGGGTCGACCGACCCCTGCCATGGGGCGGTTCAGTGGTCGACGGCAGTGGGAAGAGGTCTATCACGGATGGGATTTGGCCGACGTGATTAAGGATCTCGGGTTTGTCCGAACCGACGGCAAAACCCTCATTCCTCAACCCCATCTGGAGTTTGACGACGCTAAAATGTGGACACTCGACGATGTGAAAGGGTACGAGCTGCGTAGCCCGTTACTTGATTTGCGCAGCATGACGCCCTCCGAGCGGGACCAACATCTGGCGGCCTACCGCAAAGGGTTCACGGTTCACAAGATTTGA
- a CDS encoding monooxygenase component MmoB/DmpM (PFAM: MmoB/DmpM family~InterPro IPR003454~KEGG: vei:Veis_4408 monooxygenase component MmoB/DmpM~PFAM: Monooxygenase component MmoB/DmpM~SPTR: Monooxygenase component MmoB/DmpM), translated as MSKMPDKLSQEISNKCGVTLNDSVESRVIAEVMAKKPHVTVTYYPAMIRIDGEGRLEFDMKELSEALGYQLTPALFEVETSTHYGRMVRFDDKVVLFGNLEEALQYEEE; from the coding sequence ATGAGTAAGATGCCCGACAAACTGTCTCAGGAAATCTCCAACAAATGCGGCGTCACGCTGAATGACAGCGTGGAAAGCCGGGTAATTGCCGAAGTGATGGCAAAAAAGCCCCATGTCACGGTCACGTATTATCCTGCGATGATCCGGATTGATGGCGAAGGACGGCTTGAGTTCGATATGAAAGAACTGAGCGAGGCGCTCGGTTATCAGTTGACCCCAGCCCTCTTTGAAGTGGAAACATCGACGCATTACGGACGTATGGTGCGCTTCGACGATAAAGTCGTTCTTTTCGGAAATCTCGAAGAGGCTCTACAATACGAAGAGGAGTAG
- a CDS encoding Alcohol dehydrogenase GroES domain protein (PFAM: Alcohol dehydrogenase GroES-like domain; Zinc-binding dehydrogenase~COGs: COG1064 Zn-dependent alcohol dehydrogenase~InterPro IPR013154:IPR013149~KEGG: sso:SSO1646 zinc-containing alcohol dehydrogenase~PFAM: Alcohol dehydrogenase GroES-like; Alcohol dehydrogenase, zinc-binding~SPTR: Alcohol dehydrogenase (Zn containing) (Adh-5)) translates to MKAGRIHAYHEPIHIDDINEPRIEKDTDVIVKIGGAGVCRTDLHIIEGIWKDALGNPPLPYTIGHENAGWIEAVGSGITHLKKGDPVILHPLMSCGLCPACRAGRDMYCTQGHFPGLDGTDGGYAEYLKTSVRSVIPLAPGTDPVPLAPFADAGITAYHAVKKLVPLTAPGTTVAVIGIGGLGHFAVQILRALTPATVIAIDTQSQRLDFATEIGAHHAVLAGSDGGVGGVKRIAPNGVDIVIDFVGEHQTPAAGVNMLAKGGTYSVVGYGGEVQVPTLEFVNREINIVGNLVGTYNELAELMELNRQGKVVISAQQFPLADAPQVMEMLDRGEIKGRAILIP, encoded by the coding sequence ATGAAAGCCGGACGTATTCATGCATATCACGAACCGATTCACATCGACGACATTAATGAGCCGCGGATCGAAAAAGACACTGACGTGATTGTGAAAATCGGCGGCGCAGGGGTATGCCGGACCGATTTGCATATCATCGAAGGGATCTGGAAGGACGCGCTCGGGAACCCTCCCCTTCCCTACACCATCGGTCACGAAAATGCCGGATGGATCGAAGCGGTCGGATCCGGGATAACCCATTTGAAAAAAGGCGATCCCGTTATTTTGCATCCCTTAATGTCTTGCGGCCTTTGTCCTGCGTGTCGGGCGGGACGCGACATGTACTGCACCCAAGGGCATTTTCCGGGATTGGACGGGACCGACGGCGGTTATGCCGAATACCTCAAGACGTCGGTGCGCTCGGTAATCCCTTTAGCGCCCGGCACCGATCCGGTCCCGTTGGCCCCCTTTGCCGACGCCGGCATTACGGCCTATCATGCGGTCAAAAAATTGGTGCCTTTAACCGCTCCGGGTACTACCGTGGCTGTCATCGGCATTGGCGGATTGGGGCATTTCGCCGTACAGATTTTACGGGCATTGACCCCCGCCACGGTGATCGCAATCGATACCCAATCGCAGCGACTGGACTTTGCTACGGAAATCGGTGCGCACCATGCGGTCTTGGCAGGATCGGACGGCGGGGTCGGCGGGGTTAAACGGATCGCTCCGAACGGCGTAGACATCGTCATTGATTTTGTGGGGGAACATCAAACCCCGGCCGCCGGAGTCAACATGTTGGCCAAGGGGGGTACCTATTCTGTCGTCGGCTACGGCGGTGAAGTCCAAGTGCCGACATTGGAGTTTGTCAACCGGGAAATCAATATCGTGGGTAATTTGGTCGGGACCTACAATGAGCTGGCAGAACTGATGGAACTCAACCGTCAAGGAAAGGTAGTGATATCGGCCCAACAATTTCCTTTGGCCGATGCCCCACAGGTGATGGAGATGCTGGATCGCGGAGAAATCAAAGGGCGGGCTATCCTGATCCCATAA
- a CDS encoding protein of unknown function DUF59 (PFAM: Domain of unknown function DUF59~InterPro IPR002744~KEGG: rsk:RSKD131_1171 hypothetical protein~PFAM: Protein of unknown function DUF59~SPTR: Putative uncharacterized protein) has protein sequence MKTTEQRIADVWAKLDQVMDPELDQSVRELGFISDVTVLDGQVSIALRLPTYWCSPNFSYMMMEDMRQAVRSLPWVESIRLRLLDHESADALNEGIEQEKTFQQIFPDATGDLGALRRQFKEKAFYGRQKRLLDRLSLQGVELARWVPGKWQDVRFLVQVSLEDRVALERYEDIVSYWGLPQSDSDPVVIRHDGTPVTESGWTRHWHQLRLVSLNMEANTHICRGLLQVRYAPDEVGSIRLPQ, from the coding sequence ATGAAAACGACTGAACAACGGATAGCCGACGTATGGGCAAAGCTGGACCAGGTCATGGATCCCGAACTGGATCAGTCGGTCCGTGAACTCGGATTTATCTCGGACGTTACGGTGCTTGACGGGCAGGTGTCGATTGCCCTTCGCTTGCCCACGTATTGGTGTTCGCCCAATTTCTCGTACATGATGATGGAAGATATGCGCCAAGCGGTACGGTCGTTGCCGTGGGTCGAGTCTATACGGCTACGCTTGCTGGATCATGAGAGTGCCGACGCCCTGAACGAAGGAATCGAACAGGAAAAGACGTTTCAACAGATTTTTCCTGATGCGACCGGCGACTTGGGTGCCTTACGACGGCAGTTCAAGGAGAAGGCGTTTTACGGGCGGCAAAAACGGCTGTTGGATCGTTTATCGCTTCAGGGTGTAGAGCTGGCCCGCTGGGTTCCTGGAAAATGGCAAGATGTCCGCTTTCTGGTCCAGGTTTCTTTGGAGGATCGTGTGGCACTGGAACGCTACGAGGACATCGTGAGCTATTGGGGTCTTCCCCAAAGTGATTCCGACCCGGTCGTGATCCGGCATGACGGCACACCCGTGACCGAATCCGGCTGGACGCGACATTGGCATCAATTACGGTTGGTCTCTCTTAATATGGAAGCCAATACGCATATTTGTCGGGGGCTATTGCAGGTTCGGTATGCGCCCGACGAGGTTGGTTCAATCCGTCTTCCCCAGTGA
- a CDS encoding hypothetical protein (InterPro IPR001451~KEGG: apa:APP7_0464 hypothetical protein~SPTR: Putative uncharacterized protein): MEFMDFGDGAGLVPVQRHVNGSGYVALTAFVESSAVVEPDAVVFGRARVTGIARILGRARVGGDAVIEELATIADDAYVTGNARIFGSAQISGWAKVSDSAQIGGNARIFDNAHIGGAATIMDNAWVFGSAKVQGATVVTGTARVEGDAVIDGEAKVGGYVHVGGHAQIQGHAYVSGNCRLEGHVIVQDSAQVVGFVELSDGIVSGHESLD, from the coding sequence ATGGAATTTATGGACTTCGGCGATGGGGCCGGATTAGTGCCCGTCCAGCGTCACGTCAACGGGTCAGGTTACGTAGCCCTCACGGCCTTCGTGGAATCCTCGGCCGTTGTCGAGCCCGATGCCGTTGTCTTTGGCCGGGCCCGTGTCACCGGCATAGCGCGGATCCTCGGCCGGGCACGGGTGGGCGGCGACGCCGTTATAGAAGAGTTGGCCACCATAGCGGATGATGCGTACGTTACAGGAAATGCCCGTATCTTCGGATCCGCCCAAATTTCAGGATGGGCCAAAGTCTCTGATTCGGCCCAAATTGGCGGAAACGCCCGGATCTTTGACAATGCCCACATTGGAGGAGCCGCCACGATCATGGACAACGCCTGGGTTTTCGGATCCGCCAAGGTTCAGGGAGCGACCGTTGTTACAGGAACCGCCCGCGTTGAAGGCGATGCCGTAATCGACGGCGAGGCCAAAGTTGGCGGGTACGTTCACGTGGGCGGTCATGCCCAAATTCAAGGCCATGCCTATGTGTCCGGAAATTGCAGACTTGAAGGCCATGTGATTGTCCAAGATTCTGCGCAGGTGGTCGGATTCGTGGAACTATCCGACGGAATTGTCTCTGGTCACGAATCCTTAGATTAG
- a CDS encoding amidohydrolase 2 (PFAM: Amidohydrolase~COGs: COG2159 metal-dependent hydrolase of the TIM-barrel fold~InterPro IPR006992~KEGG: fra:Francci3_2516 amidohydrolase 2~PFAM: Amidohydrolase 2~SPTR: Amidohydrolase 2), producing the protein MYKTKDGDEVFIVDGHVALWDGSPANQKNRHGGEFIDCFYDYHRNLSPQEYLWPHEKFVKYDEETFVRDVFEQGYVDVAIFQPVGLIDFYREPFGNVAKNYAFAEKYPGRFVGNGYFDPRDGEEGLERLEEWAKKYHLQGVKLYTAEWNGSSRGYQLTDPWAQRYLAKCLQLGIRNIHVHKGPTIKPLNMDAFDVGDIDDAASAFPELNFIVEHVGLPRLEKFCWIATQEPNVYAGLAVANAFIYTRPRYFAQILSELLYWLNEDRILFGSDYALWHPKWLIDMFMAFEFPEDIVKETGIQLTLDIKKKILGLNAARLYNIDVTARSEQLKKDVISQRLSQVS; encoded by the coding sequence ATGTACAAGACGAAAGATGGCGACGAAGTATTTATCGTTGACGGACATGTTGCTTTGTGGGATGGCAGTCCCGCCAATCAAAAGAATCGGCATGGGGGCGAATTTATCGATTGTTTCTACGATTACCATCGTAACCTCAGTCCTCAGGAATACTTGTGGCCGCATGAGAAGTTCGTCAAATACGACGAGGAAACGTTTGTGCGGGATGTTTTCGAGCAAGGATACGTGGACGTGGCCATTTTTCAACCGGTGGGATTGATCGATTTTTACCGTGAACCCTTTGGCAACGTTGCCAAAAATTATGCCTTTGCGGAAAAATATCCGGGTCGTTTCGTTGGTAACGGGTATTTCGATCCGCGGGACGGCGAGGAGGGGCTAGAACGTTTGGAAGAATGGGCCAAGAAATATCATCTGCAAGGGGTCAAACTCTATACGGCCGAATGGAACGGCAGTTCGCGAGGTTATCAGTTAACCGATCCGTGGGCCCAACGCTATCTCGCCAAGTGTCTTCAATTAGGCATTCGTAATATTCACGTGCACAAAGGCCCCACCATTAAACCCTTAAATATGGATGCGTTTGATGTGGGCGATATTGACGATGCGGCTAGCGCTTTTCCGGAATTAAACTTCATTGTGGAACATGTCGGGCTGCCTCGGTTGGAGAAGTTTTGCTGGATTGCCACCCAAGAGCCCAATGTTTATGCTGGACTGGCCGTCGCCAACGCCTTTATTTATACCCGACCGCGCTATTTCGCCCAGATTCTTAGTGAGTTGCTCTATTGGCTGAACGAAGACCGGATCCTCTTCGGTAGCGACTATGCGTTGTGGCATCCCAAGTGGCTCATCGATATGTTTATGGCGTTCGAATTCCCTGAAGATATCGTGAAGGAAACGGGCATTCAGTTAACGCTGGACATCAAGAAAAAGATCCTCGGACTCAACGCGGCACGGTTGTATAACATTGACGTCACCGCGCGGAGCGAACAACTCAAAAAAGACGTCATCAGTCAACGGTTAAGTCAGGTCAGTTAA